From the genome of Desertifilum tharense IPPAS B-1220, one region includes:
- a CDS encoding PAS domain S-box protein, translating into MNHSTLEQKLMLLQEHIPFAAIEWNTRFEAIDWNQAATKLFGYTPAEAIGRHAAELIVPQESRALVDSIFQSLLNQTGGTYSINRNRTQSGESIVCEWYNSPLRNERQEVVGVLSIALNIAATEESDRPAPSPLWETSPIANRFFTSSIDLLGVGGFDGYFKHVNPAWMNLLGYTETELKQQPFLAFVHPDDREATLLAAQSLANGNHVTQFENRYRCRDGSYRWLSWRALAYVDESQFYAIGRDITERKASEAALQESEERFRQVVELTGQAIYDYDAVTGKTQWAGAVKEITGYDLSRFTDIGVEGWAEFIHPEDRPRVLLQLQHSLETGSAYEIQYRWRSQTGVYLDLQDRGAVLTDERGQAYRMLGSISNITAQQNALRDRTLAEAQLQNTQNFLESILQTLPIPVVAKEAKELRFVLWNPAAEAILGSKAEEVLGKNDYDLFPPDQADGFIQKDREVLQQRALIDIPEETVQTRSGNNRIFHTTKTAVLDAEGAPQYLLAIIEDITDRKNSEAALRESEAKFRQFVENANDLIYSHDLEGIFTYLSPKFFDLSGYHPEEFIGKSFTPLVHPDDIDSVHLFVAQVASGQKGSGQIFRTQHRNGSWRWMTANSSPKRDSQGHIIGVQGIVRDITEPKLIEQQLEEQAERERLVNSLTNQIRSSLNFEQILETAVTEIQHFLNIDRCSFSWFNYDSDESYLEVIKESRLGKLPSRIGRYPSSIFSAFAKSLVNLEIVRIDDARQISDPASQATLRALNITSMLVLPRTFDSGKIGILSCSCSQEVRPWLEQEIELLNSVMAQLEIALNQAQLYQQTQARAKELEELLWELQRTQTQLVQSEKMSSLGQLVAGVAHEINNPVNFIYGNLIHANQYTESLIYLLMLYQKYYPQPVPEVEEEAEAMDLEFILEDLPQLLSSMRVGAERIKQIVHSLRNFSRMDEAAMKAVDIHEGIESTLMILQNRLKAKSDRPIIQTIKEYGNLPLVECYPGELNQVLMNIISNALDALEERDRARSLLECQQQPSQVTISTQLLNEQQVQICIQDNGPGIPEAVQQRLFDPFFTTKPLGKGTGLGMSISYQIITERHKGTLRCESQLGQGASFIITIPLRQE; encoded by the coding sequence CTTGAACAAAAACTGATGCTATTACAGGAGCATATCCCCTTCGCTGCGATCGAGTGGAATACCCGATTTGAGGCGATCGACTGGAATCAGGCTGCGACTAAACTGTTCGGCTACACGCCAGCCGAAGCCATTGGTCGTCATGCGGCAGAATTGATTGTCCCACAAGAGTCTAGAGCGCTAGTGGACAGCATTTTTCAGAGTTTGTTAAATCAAACGGGGGGCACCTATAGTATTAATCGCAACCGGACGCAATCGGGCGAGTCGATCGTCTGCGAATGGTACAATTCCCCCTTGCGAAACGAGCGCCAAGAAGTCGTTGGCGTTTTATCGATTGCGTTGAATATCGCCGCAACTGAGGAAAGCGATCGCCCAGCGCCTTCTCCCCTATGGGAAACTTCACCCATAGCCAATCGTTTCTTTACCAGCAGCATCGATTTACTGGGTGTTGGGGGATTTGATGGCTACTTCAAACACGTCAACCCCGCCTGGATGAATTTGCTCGGTTACACTGAAACGGAACTGAAACAGCAACCTTTTCTGGCGTTTGTTCATCCTGACGATCGCGAAGCCACGCTTTTAGCTGCTCAATCCCTCGCCAACGGTAATCATGTGACTCAATTTGAAAACCGCTATCGGTGTCGAGATGGTTCCTATCGCTGGCTATCCTGGCGGGCTTTAGCCTATGTAGATGAAAGTCAATTTTATGCGATTGGTCGGGATATCACTGAACGGAAAGCGTCTGAAGCGGCGCTTCAAGAAAGTGAAGAACGCTTTCGTCAGGTGGTGGAACTGACGGGACAAGCGATCTATGACTACGATGCTGTTACAGGTAAAACCCAATGGGCGGGTGCGGTTAAAGAGATTACAGGCTACGATTTGTCTCGGTTTACCGATATTGGGGTGGAAGGTTGGGCTGAGTTTATCCATCCAGAGGATCGCCCCAGGGTGCTTTTGCAGCTTCAGCACTCCTTAGAGACGGGTAGCGCTTATGAGATTCAATACCGTTGGCGCAGTCAAACCGGGGTGTATCTAGATTTACAGGACCGGGGGGCGGTATTAACGGATGAGCGCGGACAAGCTTACCGGATGTTAGGCAGTATTAGCAATATTACCGCCCAACAAAATGCTCTGCGCGATCGCACCCTCGCCGAAGCTCAATTGCAAAATACTCAGAATTTTCTCGAATCCATTCTTCAGACTCTACCCATACCCGTCGTCGCCAAGGAAGCCAAGGAACTGCGTTTTGTCCTTTGGAACCCTGCGGCTGAAGCGATTTTAGGGAGTAAAGCAGAAGAGGTGTTGGGTAAAAACGATTATGACTTATTTCCCCCCGATCAAGCGGATGGATTTATTCAAAAAGATCGCGAAGTTCTCCAACAACGCGCCCTGATAGATATTCCCGAAGAAACTGTTCAAACTAGATCGGGAAACAACCGCATTTTCCATACCACAAAAACGGCTGTTTTAGATGCTGAAGGTGCCCCACAATATCTCCTCGCAATTATTGAAGATATTACCGATCGCAAAAATTCGGAAGCTGCATTACGCGAGAGTGAGGCAAAGTTTCGTCAATTTGTTGAAAATGCTAATGATTTAATTTATTCCCACGATCTAGAGGGAATTTTTACCTATCTCTCTCCTAAATTTTTCGATCTTTCAGGCTATCATCCAGAGGAATTTATTGGCAAATCTTTTACTCCCCTAGTTCATCCCGATGATATAGATTCAGTGCATCTATTTGTAGCTCAAGTCGCATCAGGACAAAAGGGTTCCGGTCAAATTTTCCGCACCCAGCATCGGAATGGAAGCTGGCGGTGGATGACGGCTAACTCTTCACCCAAACGAGATTCGCAAGGGCATATTATTGGAGTTCAAGGCATTGTTAGAGATATCACAGAGCCGAAGTTAATCGAACAACAATTAGAAGAACAAGCTGAACGAGAAAGACTCGTAAATTCGCTAACCAATCAAATTCGCAGCTCCCTAAATTTTGAGCAAATTCTTGAAACAGCAGTAACAGAAATCCAGCATTTTCTAAACATCGATCGCTGTAGTTTTTCTTGGTTTAATTATGACTCAGATGAATCTTACTTAGAAGTTATTAAAGAGTCTCGTTTAGGAAAACTACCTTCGCGAATCGGACGCTACCCTAGTTCCATCTTTAGCGCCTTTGCTAAATCTTTAGTGAACTTAGAGATTGTGCGAATTGATGATGCTCGTCAAATTAGCGATCCCGCTTCGCAAGCCACATTGCGGGCTTTGAACATCACCTCCATGTTGGTTTTGCCCAGAACGTTTGATTCAGGCAAAATTGGGATTTTATCCTGTTCGTGCAGCCAAGAGGTGCGTCCTTGGTTAGAGCAGGAAATCGAGCTACTCAACTCAGTAATGGCGCAGTTAGAAATAGCCCTCAACCAAGCTCAACTCTACCAACAAACGCAAGCAAGAGCTAAAGAACTTGAAGAACTCCTTTGGGAATTACAACGCACCCAAACTCAATTAGTCCAAAGCGAGAAAATGTCCTCTTTAGGACAATTGGTAGCCGGAGTAGCTCATGAAATTAATAACCCCGTCAACTTTATTTATGGCAATCTTATCCATGCCAATCAGTACACCGAAAGTTTGATTTACCTGTTGATGTTGTATCAAAAATACTATCCTCAACCCGTCCCAGAAGTTGAAGAAGAAGCTGAGGCGATGGATCTCGAATTTATTCTCGAAGATTTACCCCAGTTGCTATCTTCAATGAGAGTCGGTGCAGAGCGTATTAAGCAAATCGTTCACTCGCTACGCAACTTTTCTCGCATGGATGAGGCGGCGATGAAAGCTGTGGACATTCATGAGGGAATTGAGAGTACCCTAATGATTCTCCAAAATCGCCTCAAAGCCAAGTCCGACCGCCCCATTATCCAAACGATCAAAGAGTATGGCAATCTTCCCTTAGTGGAGTGCTATCCTGGAGAACTCAATCAAGTGCTGATGAATATTATCAGCAATGCCCTCGATGCCCTTGAAGAACGAGACCGAGCGCGATCGCTCCTAGAATGTCAGCAACAACCCAGTCAAGTCACCATTTCTACCCAATTGTTGAACGAACAGCAAGTGCAAATCTGTATTCAAGATAACGGCCCCGGTATTCCTGAAGCCGTGCAGCAACGCTTGTTCGATCCATTCTTTACCACCAAACCCCTCGGTAAAGGAACCGGGTTAGGCATGTCCATTAGCTATCAAATTATCACCGAAAGACACAAAGGCACCCTGCGTTGCGAATCTCAACTAGGGCAAGGAGCAAGCTTTATCATTACCATCCCCTTACGCCAAGAGTGA